Proteins encoded together in one Gaiella occulta window:
- a CDS encoding dTDP-4-dehydrorhamnose 3,5-epimerase family protein, producing MIEGLLRLPLRRFEDERGWFYELRRDSLLPKRTAQTNVSFSRRGVIRGLHYHERGQDDLFACLRGTARVVVLDRVSGETFSEDIGDDNPVAIYVPGRHAHGFEALTDLLFAYHVTEEYDPSDPDEHGIPWNDERVAHLWSTTTPILSARDAS from the coding sequence GTGATCGAGGGACTCCTGCGCCTGCCGCTGCGGCGCTTCGAGGACGAGCGCGGCTGGTTCTACGAGCTGCGCCGCGACAGCCTGCTGCCGAAGAGAACGGCGCAGACGAACGTCTCGTTCTCGCGCAGGGGCGTGATCCGCGGCCTCCACTACCACGAGCGCGGCCAGGACGACCTGTTCGCGTGCCTGCGGGGCACGGCGCGCGTCGTCGTGCTCGACCGGGTCAGCGGCGAGACCTTCAGCGAGGACATCGGCGACGACAACCCGGTGGCGATCTACGTCCCGGGCCGCCACGCCCACGGCTTCGAGGCGCTGACCGACCTCCTCTTCGCCTACCACGTGACCGAGGAGTACGACCCGTCCGATCCCGACGAGCACGGGATCCCCTGGAACGACGAGCGCGTCGCCCACCTGTGGAGCACGACGACACCGATCCTGTCAGCGCGCGACGCGTCCTGA